From the genome of Bosea sp. Tri-49, one region includes:
- a CDS encoding fumarate hydratase, producing the protein MAITYDLVKEVTANLYDWSLRRIPESSKAEFRKALASETEPQARQTLAFMLDSAERAETTGKFLCSDAGVPSYSIKIGSGARMEGDIRQAIVDGFAELTRTIQPPLLRFVTNPLTNERSFHGKDMPLVSWDLVGEGDYLDITCAPKALGGGRWAAVETLVSPSLEEIERCILEIVLRAGGQHCPPVVIGVGIGGTFDHAAKLSKDATLRPFGEHNPEPMVADMEERLTRAVNQMGFGPMGVGGSTTTFGVHVEYASGHGFTPVAVSFNCWINRRTRARIYNSGVVERIE; encoded by the coding sequence ATGGCAATCACCTATGATCTGGTCAAGGAAGTCACCGCCAATCTCTATGATTGGTCGTTGCGCCGTATCCCTGAATCCTCGAAGGCCGAATTCCGCAAGGCGCTCGCGAGCGAGACCGAGCCGCAGGCCCGGCAGACGCTCGCCTTCATGCTTGATAGCGCCGAGCGGGCCGAGACCACCGGCAAGTTCCTGTGCTCGGATGCCGGCGTGCCGAGCTACAGCATCAAGATCGGCTCCGGCGCGCGGATGGAAGGCGATATCCGCCAGGCGATCGTCGACGGCTTCGCCGAGCTCACCCGGACGATCCAGCCGCCGCTGCTGCGCTTCGTCACCAACCCGCTGACCAATGAGCGCAGTTTTCACGGCAAGGACATGCCGCTGGTCTCCTGGGACCTTGTCGGCGAAGGTGACTATCTCGACATCACCTGCGCCCCCAAGGCGCTCGGCGGCGGGCGCTGGGCCGCGGTCGAGACGCTGGTGAGCCCGAGCTTGGAGGAGATCGAGCGCTGCATCCTGGAGATCGTGCTGCGCGCCGGTGGCCAGCATTGTCCGCCCGTGGTGATCGGCGTCGGCATCGGCGGCACATTCGACCATGCGGCGAAGCTCTCCAAGGATGCGACCCTGCGCCCCTTCGGTGAGCACAATCCCGAGCCGATGGTCGCCGATATGGAAGAGCGGCTGACCCGCGCGGTCAACCAGATGGGCTTTGGCCCGATGGGCGTCGGCGGCTCGACCACGACCTTCGGCGTCCATGTCGAATACGCCTCCGGCCACGGCTTCACCCCGGTCGCGGTCTCGTTCAATTGCTGGATCAACCGGCGGACCCGGGCGCGGATCTATAATTCCGGCGTGGTGGAGCGGATCGAATGA
- a CDS encoding DNA-binding transcriptional regulator, whose product MFSFAPVQSVLKALRLLTEVNRCSVATVGELHRRTGMPKPTIVRLLETLMEAGYVTRDERMRGYLVTSQVAHLSSGFHGAPMVIEAARPWATALTRQIKWPCAVCLLDYDAVVVRFSTIPDSPISPFHATLGYRLNLGGRALGRAYLAFCPDEEREVLRAAMRTSPEPENSSLTDEDVERMIAQARWRGYTERDPAAEPKNSATIAVPIKLGERVLATFGVTFFRAAVANPDDKARIIHPLKKAAANIEAQLEALSQSMGVAFQGEK is encoded by the coding sequence GTGTTCTCCTTCGCGCCCGTTCAGTCCGTTCTCAAGGCGCTGCGGCTGCTGACCGAGGTCAATCGCTGCAGTGTCGCGACCGTCGGCGAACTGCATCGCCGTACCGGCATGCCCAAGCCGACGATCGTGCGCCTGCTCGAGACCCTGATGGAAGCCGGCTATGTCACGCGCGACGAGCGCATGCGCGGCTATCTCGTGACCTCGCAGGTCGCGCATCTGAGCTCGGGCTTCCACGGCGCGCCGATGGTGATCGAGGCGGCGCGCCCCTGGGCCACAGCGCTGACGCGCCAGATCAAATGGCCCTGCGCCGTCTGCCTGCTCGACTATGACGCCGTGGTCGTCCGCTTCTCGACGATTCCGGACAGCCCGATCTCGCCCTTTCATGCGACGCTGGGCTATCGGCTGAACCTTGGCGGCCGGGCACTCGGGCGCGCCTATCTCGCCTTCTGTCCTGACGAGGAACGCGAGGTGCTGCGCGCCGCGATGCGCACCTCGCCCGAGCCCGAGAACAGCAGCCTCACCGACGAGGACGTCGAGCGCATGATCGCGCAGGCGCGCTGGCGCGGCTATACCGAGCGCGACCCGGCCGCCGAGCCGAAGAATTCGGCGACGATTGCGGTGCCGATCAAGCTCGGCGAGCGAGTGCTCGCGACCTTCGGCGTGACCTTCTTCCGTGCGGCGGTCGCCAACCCTGACGACAAGGCGCGGATCATCCATCCGCTGAAGAAGGCGGCCGCCAACATCGAGGCGCAGCTCGAGGCACTGTCGCAATCCATGGGCGTTGCGTTTCAAGGCGAGAAATAG
- a CDS encoding fumarate hydratase C-terminal domain-containing protein — MTSPSPIRLTLPLTPEAARALKVGDVVLLDGDAVATVGMPTQKRMVAEIEAGRELPLSLRDGAFFHMGVSYEDDDGRPGAVHYVNPTTSSRFNHLMPTLIRGLRLTATGGKGGLSQGSVDAMRDVGCVYFSFVGGASALLSEGVEAVTDCAWRDLIMQFRLNRLRLGGFGPVIVAIDAHGNSIYERLMTSARERMPEIIRSLRPTETDNETN; from the coding sequence ATGACGAGCCCGTCTCCCATCCGCCTGACCCTGCCGCTGACGCCAGAGGCGGCGCGCGCGCTCAAGGTCGGCGATGTCGTGCTGCTCGATGGCGATGCCGTCGCGACCGTCGGCATGCCCACCCAGAAGCGTATGGTCGCGGAGATCGAGGCCGGCCGCGAACTGCCCCTGTCGCTGCGCGACGGCGCCTTCTTCCATATGGGCGTGAGCTATGAGGACGATGACGGGCGGCCCGGCGCGGTTCACTACGTCAACCCGACAACGTCGAGCCGCTTCAACCATCTGATGCCAACGCTGATCCGGGGCTTGCGCCTGACCGCGACCGGCGGCAAGGGCGGGCTCTCGCAGGGCAGCGTCGACGCGATGCGCGACGTGGGCTGCGTTTATTTCTCCTTCGTCGGCGGCGCCTCCGCCTTGCTGAGCGAGGGTGTCGAGGCGGTGACCGATTGCGCCTGGCGCGACCTGATCATGCAGTTCCGCCTGAACCGGCTTCGGCTCGGCGGCTTCGGGCCGGTGATCGTCGCGATCGATGCCCATGGCAACTCGATCTATGAGCGCCTGATGACGTCTGCCCGAGAGCGAATGCCGGAGATCATCCGCTCGCTCCGCCCCACGGAAACCGACAACGAGACCAACTGA
- a CDS encoding glycosyltransferase has protein sequence MTSVDMDRPRIKLSIVSTLYRSADTIEPFYERCMAAATGLCQDIELVLVNDGSPDDSLARALDLKDRDSRVIVVDLSRNFGHHKAMMTGLTVASGDYVFLIDSDLEEEPELLTTFWNRFHKGDCDVVYGVQEARRGGWFERVTGNTFFWLVDKLSDQKLPRNLVTARLMTRQYVRELIRHRDREFFIAHLWLLTGFRQEPLTVSKLTLSPTSYSVTKRVEMLVKYVTTTSTKLLYMILYLGLGTAVLSGAAVLYIVARYLWTGVAADGWASLIVAICFFGGLTTLILGILGIYIANIFSETKRRPYAVVRRIHRGPAAESRL, from the coding sequence ATGACCTCGGTTGATATGGACAGGCCCCGGATAAAGCTCTCGATCGTTTCCACCCTCTATCGGTCGGCGGATACGATTGAGCCATTCTATGAACGCTGCATGGCCGCGGCTACCGGTCTCTGCCAGGACATTGAACTGGTGCTGGTCAATGACGGCTCGCCCGATGACAGTCTGGCTCGCGCGCTCGACCTGAAGGACAGGGATTCCCGCGTCATCGTGGTCGATCTGTCTCGCAATTTTGGTCATCACAAGGCGATGATGACCGGGCTGACGGTCGCGTCGGGCGACTACGTCTTCTTGATCGACAGTGACTTGGAGGAGGAGCCCGAACTCCTCACCACCTTTTGGAACCGCTTCCATAAAGGCGACTGCGACGTCGTTTATGGCGTCCAGGAGGCTCGCCGTGGCGGTTGGTTCGAGCGGGTAACGGGAAACACGTTCTTCTGGCTCGTTGACAAGCTGAGTGACCAGAAGCTGCCGCGCAACCTCGTCACCGCACGCCTGATGACGCGCCAATATGTGCGCGAGCTGATCCGCCATCGTGACCGGGAGTTCTTCATCGCACATCTTTGGCTGCTGACGGGCTTTCGTCAGGAACCGCTTACAGTTTCAAAGCTGACTTTGTCGCCGACGTCCTATTCGGTAACGAAGCGGGTCGAGATGCTGGTGAAGTACGTTACGACCACCTCGACCAAACTCCTTTACATGATCCTTTATCTTGGACTGGGGACGGCGGTTTTATCTGGCGCTGCCGTCCTTTACATTGTCGCGCGCTATCTTTGGACGGGCGTAGCAGCCGACGGGTGGGCATCCTTGATCGTCGCGATCTGCTTCTTCGGCGGATTGACGACCCTTATCCTCGGAATCCTTGGAATCTATATTGCGAATATATTTTCGGAGACCAAGCGCCGCCCCTATGCGGTCGTCCGCCGAATCCACCGCGGCCCGGCCGCCGAGTCGCGCCTCTGA
- a CDS encoding Bug family tripartite tricarboxylate transporter substrate binding protein: MMRPISRRRFMASLAGASALATQGRAFADTWPSRPVTIVVPFPAGASTDVVARLLAERLRSELGQGFVVENKTGAGGNIAATGVVRAAADGYTLLFSSSGPLATNKLLYKTMSFDPLTDFAPVALLGDVQGIVSVHPSLPVSSFAELVAYGKANPGKLTFGSPGFGLMGHVTGELIQRKAGFQMTHVPYRGSAPLSADLVGGMVNVAIDFIPAYIPHVKSGAIRALAVTSDQRAPQLPEVPTLSEAGLPGVSATGWFALVGPKGLPEPIVARIAKVTRAYVESAEGREKLATIGVRSLSGDAAAVKTAQTQEMAKWADVVRAAAISLD, from the coding sequence ATGATGCGGCCGATCTCACGCCGTCGTTTCATGGCGTCTCTCGCTGGCGCCAGCGCGCTGGCTACACAGGGGCGGGCCTTCGCCGATACCTGGCCGAGCCGGCCGGTCACCATCGTCGTGCCGTTCCCGGCGGGCGCCTCGACCGACGTCGTAGCTCGCCTGCTGGCGGAGCGGTTGCGCAGCGAACTCGGCCAGGGCTTCGTCGTCGAGAACAAGACCGGCGCTGGCGGCAACATCGCGGCGACCGGCGTCGTGCGGGCGGCGGCGGACGGCTACACGCTGCTGTTCTCCTCGTCCGGGCCGCTCGCGACCAACAAGCTGCTCTACAAGACCATGTCCTTCGATCCACTCACCGACTTTGCGCCGGTCGCACTATTGGGCGACGTCCAGGGCATCGTCAGCGTCCATCCCTCGCTGCCGGTTTCGTCCTTCGCCGAGCTCGTCGCCTACGGCAAGGCCAATCCCGGCAAGCTGACCTTCGGCAGCCCCGGCTTCGGGCTGATGGGCCATGTCACCGGCGAGCTGATCCAGCGCAAGGCCGGCTTCCAGATGACGCATGTGCCCTATCGCGGCTCGGCTCCGCTCTCGGCCGATCTGGTCGGAGGCATGGTCAATGTCGCGATCGACTTCATCCCGGCCTACATCCCGCACGTCAAAAGCGGCGCCATCCGCGCGCTTGCGGTGACCAGCGATCAGCGCGCCCCGCAATTGCCGGAGGTGCCGACCTTGTCCGAGGCCGGTCTGCCAGGCGTCAGTGCGACGGGCTGGTTCGCGCTGGTCGGCCCGAAAGGGCTGCCCGAGCCGATCGTCGCGCGCATCGCTAAGGTCACGCGGGCCTATGTCGAGAGCGCGGAAGGCCGGGAGAAGCTCGCCACGATCGGCGTGCGTTCGCTCAGCGGCGATGCTGCGGCGGTGAAGACGGCGCAGACGCAGGAAATGGCGAAATGGGCGGATGTGGTCCGCGCCGCGGCGATCTCGCTGGATTGA
- a CDS encoding DUF6282 family protein, with amino-acid sequence MTLTAQNADARSRQIADLLVGAVDLHCHSGPAAMPRILDHHEAMLDAAAAKFRAVVYKDHFYLGTAHSILLEKLVPDTGVRLFSGIALNNASGGFNPHAVDHAIKLGGKIVWMPTLSAKNHIDVLASGAVKTFPKTAQKMLDPIPLTPFGADGKLTDDVKLILDLIAAGDIILAGGHLSTPELFAVFEEAKARGVRKLLVNHPTYMVNNCSDAEIRDLVALGAVMEHSICMFVEGKSKKFEPPELRRVIEVAGVENTVLCSDLGLTGSPRPIDGYREIVSHLLDLQFTEGEIKRLTGGHAAELLGLEAAA; translated from the coding sequence ATGACCTTAACCGCCCAGAACGCCGACGCGCGCAGCCGCCAGATCGCCGACCTCCTGGTCGGCGCTGTCGACCTGCATTGCCATAGCGGCCCGGCCGCGATGCCGCGCATCCTCGACCATCACGAAGCGATGCTGGATGCCGCCGCGGCGAAGTTCCGCGCCGTCGTCTACAAGGACCATTTCTACCTCGGCACCGCCCATTCGATCCTGCTGGAGAAGCTGGTGCCGGACACCGGCGTCAGGCTGTTCTCCGGCATCGCGCTCAACAACGCCTCGGGCGGCTTCAACCCGCATGCGGTCGACCACGCCATCAAGCTCGGCGGCAAAATCGTCTGGATGCCGACGCTCTCGGCCAAGAACCATATCGACGTGCTCGCCTCCGGCGCGGTGAAGACCTTCCCTAAGACGGCGCAGAAGATGCTCGACCCGATCCCGCTGACGCCGTTCGGGGCCGACGGCAAGCTGACCGACGACGTCAAGCTGATCCTCGACCTGATCGCGGCCGGCGACATCATCCTCGCCGGCGGGCATCTCTCGACGCCCGAGCTCTTCGCCGTGTTCGAGGAGGCGAAGGCGCGCGGCGTCAGGAAGCTCCTCGTCAACCACCCGACCTACATGGTCAACAATTGCAGCGATGCGGAAATCCGCGACCTCGTCGCGCTCGGCGCGGTGATGGAGCATTCGATCTGCATGTTCGTCGAGGGCAAGTCGAAGAAGTTCGAGCCGCCGGAGCTGCGCCGGGTGATCGAGGTCGCCGGCGTCGAGAACACCGTGCTCTGCTCCGACCTCGGCCTCACCGGCTCGCCGCGCCCGATCGACGGCTATCGCGAGATCGTCAGCCATCTGCTCGACCTGCAGTTCACGGAAGGCGAGATCAAGCGGCTGACCGGCGGGCATGCGGCGGAGCTGCTGGGGCTGGAGGCGGCCGCCTGA
- a CDS encoding aromatic amino acid ammonia-lyase — protein MSHVDITGFDLTIDEIARVTRQKTPVSVTPDAVERMEAARVTTSVGAKTGVPLAPERIGEFNRRLLLTHNVAHGPLAPHEAVRAMMLVLLNSMASGRLGVRPLLAERLSEALNADRQIDVHIWGSMGQSDMAPITDLALALYGDIELQAGEALAMLNSSALALGIAALAMADLQRSLDLWSLIAALSMEGFAANPSIVSEAALRSRPFAGLERHGSRIRRYLDGSYILAKGGPRHLQDPLSFRSLPLLHGTAADSLDFAWRQVETEFRSSQNNPIVSLEDRSLVSVANFDTVSLSMALDIARLAFAPVVTGSAERVAKLVDSFWSGLTVGLIEEDGVGLPGFNGLAQFHKAITSEARLATAPVVQELASSSHSNGNLDRAGMAGLAARKTAEVASLCRSIATIELLVAAQAVDIRKATPLGVTTSKLHELVREVIPFAAAGDSVPHLDPLLLHIEGRNSDVQRMIELA, from the coding sequence ATGAGCCATGTGGACATCACCGGCTTCGATCTGACGATCGACGAGATCGCCCGCGTCACCAGGCAAAAGACGCCCGTCTCCGTCACGCCGGATGCCGTCGAGCGGATGGAGGCCGCCCGCGTCACCACCAGCGTCGGCGCCAAGACCGGCGTGCCGCTCGCCCCGGAGCGCATCGGCGAGTTCAACCGCCGCCTGCTGCTCACCCATAATGTCGCGCACGGCCCCCTCGCCCCGCATGAAGCCGTCCGGGCGATGATGCTCGTCCTGCTCAATTCGATGGCGAGCGGCCGCCTCGGCGTGCGGCCGCTGCTAGCCGAGCGGCTCAGCGAGGCCCTCAATGCCGACCGACAGATCGACGTCCATATCTGGGGCTCGATGGGCCAGAGCGACATGGCCCCGATCACCGATCTTGCACTGGCGCTCTACGGCGATATCGAGCTTCAGGCCGGCGAGGCGCTGGCGATGCTCAATTCCAGTGCGCTCGCGCTCGGCATCGCGGCGCTCGCCATGGCTGATCTGCAGCGTAGCCTCGACCTCTGGAGCCTGATCGCCGCGCTGAGCATGGAGGGCTTCGCCGCCAACCCGTCGATCGTCTCGGAGGCCGCCTTGCGCTCGCGCCCCTTCGCCGGGCTGGAGCGGCATGGAAGCCGGATCAGGCGCTATCTCGACGGCAGTTATATCCTGGCCAAGGGCGGCCCGCGCCACCTCCAGGACCCGCTGAGCTTCCGCTCGCTGCCATTGCTGCACGGCACGGCGGCCGACAGCCTGGATTTCGCATGGCGCCAGGTCGAGACCGAGTTCCGCTCCAGCCAGAACAATCCGATCGTCTCGCTGGAGGATCGCTCACTTGTCTCGGTCGCCAATTTCGACACCGTCTCGCTGTCGATGGCGCTCGATATCGCCCGGCTCGCCTTCGCGCCGGTCGTCACCGGTTCGGCCGAGCGGGTCGCCAAGCTGGTCGATTCGTTCTGGTCCGGGTTGACCGTCGGCCTGATCGAGGAAGACGGCGTCGGCCTGCCCGGCTTCAACGGCCTTGCCCAGTTCCACAAGGCGATCACCTCGGAGGCGCGGCTGGCAACCGCCCCGGTCGTTCAGGAATTGGCGAGCTCGAGCCACTCCAACGGCAATCTCGACCGCGCCGGCATGGCGGGGCTGGCGGCGAGGAAGACGGCGGAGGTCGCAAGCCTGTGCCGCTCGATCGCGACAATCGAGCTGCTCGTCGCCGCTCAGGCCGTCGATATCAGGAAGGCCACCCCACTTGGCGTGACCACAAGCAAGCTCCACGAGTTGGTTCGTGAGGTGATCCCGTTCGCCGCAGCGGGCGATAGCGTTCCCCATCTCGATCCGCTGCTGCTGCACATCGAGGGGCGCAACAGCGACGTCCAGCGCATGATCGAGCTTGCTTGA
- a CDS encoding NAD(P)H-quinone oxidoreductase produces the protein MQAIEITKPGGPEVLAFCERPLPVLGAGDVLIRVRAAGVNRPDIQQRRGLYPPPPGATDLPGLDVSGVVEAVGADVAWPKVGDAVCALANGGGYAEFCAVPALQCMPLPAGFSFAQAAALPEVFFTAWNNVIWLGRLAEGETLLVQGGTSGVGMAAIQIAKQLGAARVIATAGTAEKRAVCLEIGADLAVDYRADWVAEIEAVIGKEKVDVVLDAQAGPYTEKQLQLLAPDGRVVLIASHLGQTAEVNVRNIVRRRLTLTGSTLRPRDAAYKGRIAAKLVEKVWPLLVSGAIRSHICASFDWRDVQDAHALMDAGDQVGKVVLTMPE, from the coding sequence ATGCAAGCGATCGAGATCACCAAGCCGGGCGGCCCCGAGGTCCTGGCCTTCTGCGAGCGGCCCCTTCCAGTGCTCGGTGCCGGCGACGTGCTGATCCGCGTACGGGCGGCCGGGGTGAATCGTCCCGACATCCAGCAGCGGCGCGGCCTCTACCCGCCACCGCCCGGCGCGACCGACCTGCCCGGCCTCGACGTTTCCGGCGTGGTCGAGGCTGTCGGTGCTGATGTCGCCTGGCCGAAGGTTGGCGATGCCGTCTGTGCGCTCGCCAATGGCGGCGGCTATGCCGAATTCTGCGCGGTGCCGGCGCTGCAATGCATGCCCTTGCCGGCAGGCTTCTCCTTCGCCCAGGCTGCGGCGCTGCCGGAGGTGTTCTTCACCGCCTGGAACAACGTCATCTGGCTCGGCCGGCTGGCCGAGGGCGAGACCTTGTTGGTTCAGGGCGGTACCAGCGGCGTCGGCATGGCCGCGATCCAGATCGCCAAGCAGCTCGGTGCTGCCCGGGTGATCGCGACCGCCGGCACCGCCGAGAAGCGCGCGGTTTGCCTGGAGATCGGCGCCGATCTCGCCGTCGACTACCGCGCCGACTGGGTGGCGGAGATCGAGGCGGTTATCGGCAAGGAGAAGGTTGACGTCGTTCTCGACGCGCAGGCCGGCCCCTATACCGAAAAGCAGCTGCAATTGCTGGCGCCCGATGGCCGCGTCGTACTGATCGCCAGCCATCTCGGCCAGACGGCCGAGGTTAATGTCCGCAACATCGTCCGCCGGCGGTTGACCCTGACCGGCTCGACGCTCCGGCCGCGCGATGCCGCCTATAAGGGGCGGATCGCTGCCAAACTGGTGGAGAAGGTCTGGCCGCTACTGGTGAGCGGGGCGATCCGCAGTCATATCTGCGCGAGCTTCGACTGGCGCGACGTCCAGGATGCGCACGCCCTGATGGATGCGGGCGACCAGGTCGGCAAGGTCGTCCTGACCATGCCGGAATAG